Part of the Onthophagus taurus isolate NC chromosome 11, IU_Otau_3.0, whole genome shotgun sequence genome is shown below.
CCATTAAAACCAACCcttaaaaaaattcctttaataatttgaattataaataatataaccTACTTGGTATAAGCCGCCCCTATATCGATTACAAAGATTATTTTATCTGTAATAGCCCCATAACCTTCATAAAGAGGCATTTCGGTAGTGACTCAATCTCAGTgacgtttgaggttatgtttaaacgtcaaagaaattgtttgttttttcgATTCGTAGAAGAGATTAtttattgagttataaacacaaaaatgttattaaatgtatttttaagttattgttTAACAATAACAACTTCTTAtcggaataaatttaaaataataaatttttatttttgacaatcACTTCTACCAACATAAACACACTAAATATTAAACTATTCTATAACTATTaactattaaataaagtgGATTGTTTAGATGAATTCTCTTTGtcgtttgataaatttaatgtttttgaagAGTTGAGGTAATAATTTTgacgaaaattatttaaagtgtGAAGAAAATATGCCTGGAGACAGGTATTCCTCAGGTAAGAAGTAgttttgtgttaaaattttttattataattattatctattattattaataaataaattttagaatATGAACTAATAGGAGATTATTTCGAACAGAATTTGAATAATGGAGTCGATAGAGTTTACACTATTATTGGGTATACAGAAGACaggaaaaaatcaattttctttcatttacTATGCATTTTATTTCTTGGAATCCCTTACGTAATTTTTACTTGGTACCCtaattataaagtttttaaatttaaaaaatctcctCTTTCTACAGCCGATATTTTGTTAGgtaaacgaaatttttattttaaattttgatggtttacataacctcaatttaaataaaaattcaagaaccatcatgtggcttaaaaatcgacgatttttttttaatcaatgtaaaATGACcgaaaaaacattgaaaataaaaagaaagtgcggaaaagtgttaaacatataaaaaaatcacattaGACTTTCAATGTGACGTCACGTTTTGTGACGTCACAAGCAGTGTTAACcagagtgcgggaagttagccccaaatttcttgatttttaaatttttcattgttgttctagattgttatAGAGTCgtttccaaagcggcaaatagaaaaaataaaaaccggcgagaaaaaccgaaaaaacgggGTTTTgacccccatttttggaaaaacctaattttctttgttattctggattgttctagttattgttctagaaaatcaaaattatggtatacatcattacgaagttataactaaaaataggtttggctgcCAAAATGTCTACTTGATTgtatagtttttctatttttaattccatattacaaagatatacttattatacctaaagcaatctggaacagctactattttcactagaacaactgtATAAAGGACACTTtactctttaaaaattaaaatttttcgaagtttcagtcagtaattcttgcatgagtggttttaaattacacCGTAAGGATTAAAACATAGAAACacatagaacaatctaaaataactcaaactttgctGATTCAAATTATTCTAGATGTGCTTTACGTTCAAATTagggaaaaaaattaatttaatttttttaacattaattttgcgaaatcatatcttcttaaaaatacttaattattttatatattcagCAGGGCCACTCTGGTCGACATGTTAGCACGGATCTTCAAGTTTCTGTTATTCAGCGTTTATGAAATCGGTTTCGGAAGACTGGCCAACATGTTAGAGGAACTGGACAAGGTCGAAATCGAAAAACTACTCAAAATCACAGCACGAGACCTCCTAAACGACCTAAGACGAGCACATGGAATAGAAATTTCTGATCAAGCTGTTAGAAATAGATTAAAAGAAGCTAATTTGAAACCTAGAAGACCTGTCCGCGAACCACGCCTTACGCAGCATCACAAAGCAGCGCGAATGAGGTTTGCTCTGGATCACAGAGATTGGCAGCTTCGTCACTGGATACCTGTACTGTTTACAGACGAGTCCAGATTTCGTTTCACTTGTTGCGACGTGTATATAGTCGTCCTGGTGAACGCTACGCAGTCGCTACTATACAGGAAGTGGATAGATTTGGTCGGGGATCTGTTATGGTTTGGGCTGGAATCAGTAGAGACAACAAAACTGATCTTGTTGTTGTTCCTGGTAGTCTAAATGCCATGAATTACATCGAAAACATCTTGGAGGACCATGTGGTGCCTGCTTCATATAGGTTCGGTGAAAATTTCATCCTAATGCAGGACAATGCAAAGCCACATACCACCGGTATCACCAGAAATTTTTTGCAAGAACGTGGAATTCAGGTTATGGAATGGCCGGCGTTAAGTCCTGACCTGAAACCTATTGAACACGTCCTATTCAACTGAGATAGCAAAATAGCAAGGTCTATAGAAGATAAGGTTACCCAATGCtgattctcctcctctgaggggcaaggtgggtcagtgacgtagctggttcgatgaacaacacaacacgatgcgaggtttaaatattttatatagactgtaccacagtattctgcggggtaataatcgatactacagaggcatagggaattaggtaaccttatgttctatagaccttggcaaaatagcagtagctaaccatggcaaccaacagttttagatatcaaaaattaatcattgtcttaataaaatatctgaaacaactgctatttttctacctccaatgaatttgaaatcatgaaactttaagacaatatttctcgaaaattttgttatgtagctaatattaattttggcagtaccaaattcagaaaaaaaatcctattTCGTATTCCATAATAAAAATgggattgctatttaaaaaaaaatagcgatAACGTCATAACTTGTAACtttttataacgttataacttgttaaaaatggtggaaaaaattgatatctataccaaaaaattgcaaaaaatgtaaacCCTTAGACCCGTCTCagcgatttttccataaactattatattcgtttttttaaatgaaatatattgtgtgacatatcattgaaatcagaattaattatcctatttttttatgtgaaaatcaaatatggcacgaaaacgaaacgtcggagaaaatttttagttatgtcatgacatttttcataaaagttgccttaagaatgtttttctagattcacgaaaaaacgaaaaataaagaagttacaGGCAACAAacgaaaaagtatttttttttgtttttcgccatattttaaaaactaaaatggctagatccaaaaactttgttgaaaaatgatgtGTTCTAAGATACGTAACTTTGCCCCCATTTAACTGTTTCTGTACGTCTCATGGTTTTtgagatcccaatggtgggggtcgaatttgaattaccctgttATTAACTTGAATTAATATATCTTTGTGTGGGTGGGACACAgagatatttagtttttaatacaatacaaatagtgtatttttgttttctgatCGAAGAGGTGGATTAttcatttgttgatttattattttttttttaagtctcCATTTTGCTGTATTTTTAGGAAGatataattttgcaaaattaatgtccgtgtAACCAGAAAAACCTTTCTTTCCCTagtttaaacgtaaaacacctagaacaatttgaatcagcaaagtttgagatattttagatcgttatatgttttttaattgttattgtgtaatataaaaccgctgacgcaagaattactgactgaaacttccaaaatagagttgttctactgaaaataatagctgtttcAGATTGCTTTaggtataataaatatatatttggattttggaattgaaaatagaaaaactatggtcacagcaatcaactaaaCATTTTGGCAGCTAAACCtatatttagttttaacttcgtaatgctgtatcccataatgttggttttctagaacaataactagaacaacaaagaaaatctgatttttccaaaaatggggggctaccTTCCCGCACTCTGTTAACCAAACATTTTCCTATTAAACTAAATCAACACCTAAcctacaaattgtttattttatagacACCCACAAAATCAATCTGAAAACCTTAAgagtaaagttattttcactaaactagATTACAACgtatattttcggatgaaacaTCTTGTTTTTCTTTGGCTTTCGATGCCTAACGACTGACTAGCtacctgtcgttagatagacTGTGTGTCAATAGACTCTGTATtaatactagaattaacactagatcaaaaaatacaaacattcggatttagtcgcacgtctctcaagacggctaaacccgaatgattctgtCTTGcgttagttcttgtgatagtgtaaaactagaactaacactagacctagaactagaaagaacTAGAGAAAGTATGATGAACgcgacatgatgattcttgaattataccAAATTGTATGCTTggtttcaactttttttaaaataattttttttagtaaatgaTAACTCGGGGAAATATGCACTAATAAAAACACAAATggtatacataaatatttctatttttccGTCACGTATCATTCGGTTCTTTACTCACCACCACACTAAATTTATTTGGTTGGATGAACATCAACGATTTGGGTGTATCGATGAGTTTTGTCCATCGAtaacttttcaagaaattttagaaaattcaaCGGGATTAAGTGAAAAGGAACAATTAGAATAGTACgtatataaaaaattgcaaataaatttggtttaattctaaaatttttagtttaaaattttatggtcttaataaaattgacgTCGAAATCAAATCTTATTGGAGATTATTCATCGATGAAGTTTTCCATCCTTATTATATCTTTCAAGTTTTTTCTATAATTGTTTGGTCATCTGataattatgtaatttatgCCGTTTgcattttagttttaagtgTTATATCAGCCGTTGCAGGATTAATTGAAACCAGAAATGTaagttaacaaatttataacacaggggaacaaaaaagaattttttttttgtggcatAAGTTTATGGagtcaatttaaataatgaagTATTCAGCCTATAcattatttcgtttgaattGACTCTGGTTTTCATAATTactaacattattatttatgccAAGCTGAAGGGAGCAGTCCCTTTCGTCACCGCGATCTATaaaatctattgtaactttaagCCTCCAATAGTTTAGGACAAATGTACAGTATTGGAAAAAgtagagatttttttatattaaattttaaatttatgtttttcgtCAGGTTTGACATTACTATATGATTACTATGGCAATGTGTATTATGTAGTAATTGTGTAGCCGAAATTTGACAAagatagttttatttttatagaaattaaacaGAATGGCAGAAGTTGAGTTGGAAAAAAGTAGAACAACTTAACAATTTATAGGTAAATAACAgtaataattgaataaaaagcaAAGATTTTTTAGTACTTTGGCAAAGCAGCGTCTGCTGCGTTGATTTgggaaaacaaaattaaagatattaaaagtaggaataaatttattagtgTACAGAGAGTGTTAGGTTTAAAAGCTGCTAGGGCATTTAGTACTGCATCTAATGATGCTTTTGGTGTTTTATCAGGGCTTTTACCAGCAGATTtaagatttaaagaaattgcaaTTTGGcaaaatttgtataatttaCTAGAGTAGATCTTAACCAGGACAAAATAGAGAAAGAGGCTAAATTCGTTACGGAGATACATCTATATTCTGGATTTTAATACAAAGAAAACTGTGTTGTATAAaggatttcaaatttttacagACGGAGCAAAGAATAGAGATAGTGTTGTGCTgcttttgttgttttttgtgATGACGTTGaaatttatttcgaaaaaattaaattaggtgCGTTATGTGATAATTACCATGCAGAATTATTGGCAGTGAATAGTGCGattaaatatgttattaaagaaaagttaGATAAATGTGAAATATATAGTGATAGTATTTCAGTATTAAAAGACCTAAAGAACATGAGGAAACCATCTATTTTGCAAAAGGATACTTGGAATTTGATTAAAGAATCAGGTAGCAACATAGATTTCTTTTGAATTAAGGGTTACTCTGGAATCAAGGGTAATGAAAGAACGGATCAATTGGCTAGAGAAGCTTCGATCTGCGAAGATttacaaattgatttaaatgtgATTTCTAAGAGATCagtagggcacggaacttttgtaacaaaacgatacgatttcccccctccactcgttctcagcagaaaatttcatacaaaagttgttctaaattaaattttaaaacgattttctcaataaaaatatatatataatttttttttgagattatgttcttaattattgatcaaatcaaaaatttttattaacaatatttgtttagaattacttcaggaacagtgtttgttaatacaattttttgctaagttgaaattttaatttccctctgaatagtatgctatcaaaattaattatctcaacaattattgtttttattaaaaaatgttttaaataaaatttgtttcaatttcgattttgaatcaattatcttaataaaaaatgtttacatctctattaattaagcatctaagtataattgtgtataaaaacggaaaaattattattttgaggttatctccttaattattgattaaatcaaaaaaaaaatgttgacaaagtttgtttagaattgtttcaggaacaatttttgttaacacaatttttttctaacttgatattttaatttcccactgaatagtatgctacaaaaattaatatttttgaggttatatcgttATTGTTGattcaatcaaaaaatgttgttaacaacatttgtttagaattacttcaggaacagtgtttgttaatacaattttttgctaacttgaaattttaatttccctctgaatagtatgctatcaaaattaattatctcaacaattattgtttttattaaaaaatgttttaaataaaatttgtttcaatttcgattttgaatcaattatcttaataaaaaatgtttacatctctattaattaagcatctaagtataattatgtataaaaacggaaaaattattattttgaggttatctccttaattattgattaaatcaaaaaaaaatgttgacaaagtttgtttagaattgtttcaggaaaaatttttgttaacacaatttttttctaacttgaaattttaatttcccactgattagtatgctacaaaaattaatatttttgaggttatatccttattgttgatttaatcaaaaaatgttgttaacaaaatttgtttagaattacttcaggaacagtgtttgttaatacaattttttgctaacttgaaattttattttccctctgaatagtatgctatcaaaattaattatctcaacaattattgtttttattaaaaaatgttttaaataaaatttgtttcaatttcgattttgaatcaattatcttaataaaaaatttttacatctctattaattaagcatctaagtataattatgtataaaaacggaaaaattattattttgaggttatttccataattattgattaaatcaaaaaaagttgttgacaaagtttgtttagaattgtttcaggaacaatttttgttaacacaatttttttctaacctgaaattttaatttcccactgaacagtatgctgttcttttaatcaagattttctgagaacgagtggaggggcGAAAtggtatcgttttgttacaaaagttccgtgccctggAGATCAGTGAAAAATAGGACTAGGaaattaatgttgaaaaatGGCAAGATGGATGGGATAACTCAGTGACTGGGAGGTTGACTTATCAGTTTACACCAAGAGTTGGTAGATTTTTAAAACCCGAAACTGTAGAGTTAATTACTGGTCATGGCAATTTTGAGGAGTATTTAAATAGAATCGGAAAATTAGAATCTCCGTTGTGTATGTGTGGTGATGAAATCGgtcaaatttgtttttacacTTAAATAGAACATGCATAGAACATGTTCTATTTAAgtgtaaaaacaaatttgagGAAAGGTGTAGATTGGCGAATAGCATGTTAGTTAAAGGAGATACCCCACAAAtgtatgattaattttattattttttgcataatttATAAGACTTTCTTTATTTGCAAtcatttgataataaaataaacgttttaaaaatattctcctctttttaaaatttaatttccagTATAAATGGATAAATGGtattaatcttatttatgtatttattttttttttcagcaaAGTGTTGCTTTACACGATTTAGTTGCATCTTCAACATGTACTCAAGTACAAATTTTACAACGGAATTCTGATACTACCTCCTCGAATGCTTTAATTGCAATAGAAGCATCTCAATTAGTACCAAATGATTTATTGGTTATTCCTAGAAATGGATGTGTTATGCCATGTGATGCTGTTTTAATAGCAGGAAATTGTATAGTAAATGAAAGCATGTTAAcgggtaaataaatttaattaattttatttaggaactaattttgaattaaattttaggtGAAAGTATTCCAGTTACAAAAACTCCCCCTCACGAAAGCGATGAAATTTACAACCCAGATTCTCATAAACGCAACACTTTGTACAGTGGGACACATATTATTCAGTCTCGTTATTACGATGACAAATATGTTTTGGCTAGGGTTATAAAGACTGGGTTTGATACAACCAAAGGGGCCCTTGTAAAAAGTATTATGTTCCCAACTCCGATTGGTTTGGAATTTTATAAAGATGCGATGAAATTCGtgctgtttttatttttaattgccgGCTCAGGAATGTGTTATTGCCtctatttatatataaatagaGAGGCGGCAGTACAAGATATTATTTTACGTGTTTTGGATATTGTTACAATCGTAGTTCCTCCAGCTTTACCCGCAGCAATGACTGTTGCGACTGTTTATAGTCAAAATCGGCtgaaaaaaattggaattttttgtattagCCCAGCTCGAATTAACATTAGTGGaagaattaaattgatttgttttgacaaagtaacttttttttataagtaattttgttttattaataaaaaatcattttagacGGGAACTTTAACAAACGATGGTTTAGATTTAAGCTCAATCGTTCCTTCAGACAATGCAACGTTTTTAAATCCGATTCCAAATCCGTTACTTTTGGACTTAAAAAGTCCTTTATTACAAGGAATGGCAACTTGTCACTCTTTAACACGGATTAACGACGAGATTACAGGCGACCCATTAgatttaaatatgtttaataCTACAGGATGGGAATTAGAAGAAACCGGCGAATCTGAAAGTACTCGTTACGATGTTCTTGTCCCAACGATTGTTAGACCAAGGCGATCAATTGAAATTAATGCCCGAGGCGATGTggtaagtaaaataataattaaaaagaaattattgagattttaatttttaagccTACATATGAAATTGGAATTATTCGCCAATTTCCGTTTTCATCAACATTACAATGTATGTCagttatttgtaaaaatttaacCGAAAATGAAATGACAGTTTTTACAAAAGGAGCGCCAGAAAAAATCGGCTCAATTTCGCTACAAGAAAGCCTCCCAAGCGATTATTCCATACAATTATCTCAATTCACAGCGTCCGGATATCGAGTAATTTCCGTTGGTTATAAAAAACTTTCGGTTTCGATGAAATGGAAAGACAcgcaaaaaattaaacgagaAGAAGTCTGTTGTTacataaaatcatttaaagttaattcgattaatttattttagatagagaaagatttGATTTTTGTCGGCTTTATTGTGATGCAGAACACTTTGAAAATTGAAACGAAACCGGTTATTGCGAAGTTATTGAACGCTAACGTTCGAACTGTTATGATAACAGGAGATAACATTGAAACGGCTACTTCCGTTGCTAGACAATGCGGGATGATTGGAGTTTTCGATAAGGTCGTTGCTTTAAAAGTGGATCAATCCGATATTGGACCTAAATT
Proteins encoded:
- the LOC111415747 gene encoding polyamine-transporting ATPase 13A3-like yields the protein MPGDRYSSEYELIGDYFEQNLNNGVDRVYTIIGYTEDRKKSIFFHLLCILFLGIPYVIFTWYPNYKVFKFKKSPLSTADILLVNDNSGKYALIKTQMVYINISIFPSRIIRFFTHHHTKFIWLDEHQRFGCIDEFCPSITFQEILENSTGLSEKEQLEYLKFYGLNKIDVEIKSYWRLFIDEVFHPYYIFQVFSIIVWSSDNYVIYAVCILVLSVISAVAGLIETRNQSVALHDLVASSTCTQVQILQRNSDTTSSNALIAIEASQLVPNDLLVIPRNGCVMPCDAVLIAGNCIVNESMLTGESIPVTKTPPHESDEIYNPDSHKRNTLYSGTHIIQSRYYDDKYVLARVIKTGFDTTKGALVKSIMFPTPIGLEFYKDAMKFVLFLFLIAGSGMCYCLYLYINREAAVQDIILRVLDIVTIVVPPALPAAMTVATVYSQNRLKKIGIFCISPARINISGRIKLICFDKTGTLTNDGLDLSSIVPSDNATFLNPIPNPLLLDLKSPLLQGMATCHSLTRINDEITGDPLDLNMFNTTGWELEETGESESTRYDVLVPTIVRPRRSIEINARGDVPTYEIGIIRQFPFSSTLQCMSVICKNLTENEMTVFTKGAPEKIGSISLQESLPSDYSIQLSQFTASGYRVISVGYKKLSVSMKWKDTQKIKREEIEKDLIFVGFIVMQNTLKIETKPVIAKLLNANVRTVMITGDNIETATSVARQCGMIGVFDKVVALKVDQSDIGPKLKYELINLQDLEVDHVTVFNHYHFAIDGKTWLQICEHFSDLIPMLMVRTTVFARFQPDQKTQVVTNLQKLDYVVCMVGDGANDCGALKAAHVGISLSQTEASVAAPFTSKIANISCVIHLMLEGRCALVTTFAEVKYMALYSLIQFFTVLLLYTRFSILGDSQFLYIDLLITMSFALTIGLQGPSKKLVPKRPLGSLVNVENVAPMILQILLCATVQYLALKYLDQQPWFEHNPPANTETILCWENTVLFLVSSFQYGILALLYSKGKPYRQGMFFSNIFLLLAALIVSASIVYFCVCPAEWIANFFEILPMSKDKGEAMFRYSLLMFPLAHFFIAWLIEVIIADKNWWKRCLIPKQKMKYQVLMHESNVDAFLEHINLQDS